In a genomic window of Amycolatopsis japonica:
- the groL gene encoding chaperonin GroEL (60 kDa chaperone family; promotes refolding of misfolded polypeptides especially under stressful conditions; forms two stacked rings of heptamers to form a barrel-shaped 14mer; ends can be capped by GroES; misfolded proteins enter the barrel where they are refolded when GroES binds) — translation MAKLIAFDEDARRGLERGLNTLAEAVKVTLGPRGRNVVLEKKWGAPTITNDGVSIAKEIELEDPWEKIGAELVKEVAKKTDDVAGDGTTTATVLAQALVREGLRNVAAGADPISLKRGIEAAVEAITEQLHKAAVQIETKEQIAATASISAADRTIGELIAEALDKVGKEGVVTVEESNTFGLELELTEGMRFDKGYISGYFVTDPERQEAELEDPYVLLFGSKISTVKDVLPLLEKVIQSGKPLLIIAEDVEGEALATLIVNKMRGTFKSVAVKAPGFGDRRKAILQDIAILTGGQVISEDVGLKLENADLSLLGKARKAVITKDETTIVEGAGDADQIQGRVNQIRAEIDNSDSDYDREKLQERLAKLAGGVAVIKAGAATEVELKERKHRIEDAVRNAKAAVEEGIVAGGGVALIQAAEAAFAGLKLEGDEATGANIVKVAVEAPLKQIAINAGLEGGVVAEKVKSLPQGHGLNAATGEYEDLLAAGVPDPTKVTRSALQNAASIAALFLTTEAVVADKPEKASAAPADPSGGMGGMDF, via the coding sequence ATGGCCAAACTGATCGCGTTCGACGAGGACGCCCGCCGCGGTCTTGAGCGCGGCTTGAACACCCTCGCCGAAGCCGTCAAGGTGACCCTCGGCCCGCGGGGCCGGAACGTCGTGCTCGAAAAGAAGTGGGGCGCGCCGACGATCACCAACGACGGTGTCTCCATCGCCAAGGAGATCGAGCTCGAGGACCCGTGGGAGAAGATCGGGGCCGAGCTCGTCAAGGAAGTTGCCAAGAAGACCGACGACGTCGCGGGTGACGGCACCACCACCGCCACCGTGCTCGCCCAGGCTCTCGTCCGCGAGGGTCTGCGCAACGTCGCCGCCGGGGCCGACCCCATCAGCCTGAAGCGCGGCATCGAGGCGGCCGTCGAGGCCATCACCGAGCAGCTGCACAAGGCCGCCGTCCAGATCGAGACCAAGGAGCAGATCGCCGCCACCGCGTCGATCTCCGCCGCGGACCGCACCATCGGCGAGCTCATCGCCGAGGCGCTGGACAAGGTCGGCAAGGAAGGCGTCGTCACCGTCGAGGAGAGCAACACCTTCGGGCTCGAGCTCGAGCTCACCGAGGGTATGCGCTTCGACAAGGGCTACATCTCCGGTTATTTCGTGACCGACCCGGAGCGTCAGGAAGCCGAGCTCGAGGACCCGTACGTCCTGCTCTTCGGCTCCAAGATCTCCACCGTCAAGGACGTCCTGCCGCTGCTGGAGAAGGTCATCCAGTCCGGCAAGCCGCTGCTGATCATCGCCGAGGACGTCGAGGGCGAGGCCCTGGCCACCCTCATCGTCAACAAGATGCGCGGCACCTTCAAGTCCGTCGCCGTCAAGGCGCCGGGCTTCGGTGACCGCCGCAAGGCGATCCTGCAGGACATCGCGATCCTGACCGGTGGCCAGGTCATCTCCGAGGACGTCGGCCTCAAGCTGGAGAACGCGGACCTTTCCCTGCTGGGCAAGGCGCGCAAGGCCGTCATCACCAAGGACGAGACCACCATCGTCGAGGGTGCGGGCGACGCCGACCAGATCCAGGGTCGCGTCAACCAGATCCGCGCCGAGATCGACAACTCGGACTCGGACTACGACCGCGAGAAGCTCCAGGAGCGTCTGGCGAAGCTGGCCGGCGGCGTGGCCGTCATCAAGGCCGGTGCCGCCACCGAGGTCGAGCTGAAGGAGCGCAAGCACCGCATCGAGGACGCGGTGCGCAACGCCAAGGCCGCCGTCGAAGAGGGCATCGTCGCCGGTGGTGGCGTCGCTCTCATCCAGGCCGCCGAGGCCGCCTTCGCCGGTCTGAAGCTCGAGGGCGACGAGGCCACTGGTGCCAACATCGTCAAGGTCGCCGTCGAGGCGCCGCTCAAGCAGATCGCGATCAACGCCGGCCTCGAAGGCGGCGTCGTGGCGGAGAAGGTCAAGTCCCTCCCGCAGGGCCACGGCCTCAACGCCGCCACGGGCGAGTACGAGGACCTGCTCGCGGCCGGCGTGCCGGACCCGACGAAGGTCACCCGCTCCGCGCTGCAGAACGCCGCTTCCATCGCGGCGCTGTTCCTGACCACCGAAGCCGTCGTGGCGGACAAGCCGGAGAAGGCCTCGGCCGCTCCCGCCGACCCGTCCGGTGGCATGGGCGGCATGGACTTCTGA
- a CDS encoding PspC domain-containing protein, protein MTNSVYTPQATKKLYRSRTDKMLAGVAGGWAAYLGVDAAILRIALVAGVFFTAGFAIPLYAAAWLLTPEQPGEP, encoded by the coding sequence ATGACGAACAGCGTGTACACCCCCCAGGCCACCAAGAAGCTCTACCGCAGCCGCACCGACAAGATGCTCGCGGGCGTCGCCGGCGGCTGGGCCGCCTACCTCGGCGTCGACGCCGCGATCCTGCGCATCGCCCTCGTGGCGGGCGTCTTCTTCACCGCCGGATTCGCGATCCCGCTCTACGCCGCCGCGTGGCTCCTGACCCCGGAACAGCCGGGCGAACCCTGA
- a CDS encoding DNA polymerase beta superfamily protein has product MKHDSPEFAAIAEQGTILRCQVGSGLHGTAVLGQDDRDELGICIEPPDHVIGLKRFEQYIFRMQPEGADPAPATST; this is encoded by the coding sequence GTGAAACACGACAGCCCCGAATTCGCCGCCATCGCCGAGCAGGGCACGATCCTGCGCTGCCAGGTCGGGTCCGGGCTGCACGGCACCGCCGTGCTCGGCCAGGACGACCGGGACGAGCTCGGCATCTGCATCGAGCCGCCGGACCACGTGATCGGCCTGAAGCGGTTCGAGCAGTACATCTTCCGCATGCAGCCCGAAGGCGCCGATCCGGCCCCGGCGACCTCGACCTGA
- a CDS encoding DNA polymerase beta superfamily protein has product MRLVLNGNPTVLLPLFVPESEIVVIDELGAELREQAHRIVSRRAGLRFLGYSRAQRERMLGLRGKSGRPELIEKYGFDTKFAMHMVRLGVQGVELLETGRITLPVPEPWLGWLRDLRQGEKTREEALEAAESLERRLDELVRGASPLPEEPDAEWADAWLVRAYLRAWKMP; this is encoded by the coding sequence ATGCGGCTCGTGCTCAACGGGAACCCGACCGTCCTCCTGCCGTTGTTCGTACCCGAGTCCGAGATCGTGGTGATCGACGAACTCGGCGCCGAACTGCGCGAGCAAGCGCACCGGATCGTCTCGCGCCGGGCCGGGCTGCGGTTCCTCGGCTACTCCCGCGCCCAGCGCGAGCGGATGCTGGGGCTGCGCGGCAAATCGGGCAGGCCGGAGCTGATCGAGAAGTACGGCTTCGACACGAAGTTCGCCATGCACATGGTGCGGCTCGGCGTGCAGGGCGTGGAGCTGTTGGAGACCGGCCGGATCACGCTGCCGGTCCCCGAACCGTGGCTCGGCTGGCTCCGGGATCTGAGGCAGGGCGAGAAAACCCGCGAGGAAGCGCTGGAAGCGGCCGAGTCGCTGGAGCGCCGTCTCGACGAGCTGGTGCGCGGCGCGTCGCCGCTGCCGGAGGAGCCGGACGCCGAATGGGCCGACGCTTGGCTGGTGCGCGCTTACCTCAGGGCGTGGAAGATGCCTTGA
- a CDS encoding transporter substrate-binding domain-containing protein, producing the protein MTIKAKALTFGVAVLTVLGIGTASAAPEGHGAQSRLDVVQARGEIRVCSTGDYRPFTYRDADGAWSGIDIDLAGDLARRLGVRLQLVQTTWKAIADDVGRKCDLAMGGVSVTLDRAKKGFYTVPYLRDGKTPITLCENEKRFQTLEQIDQPGVRAIVNPGGTNEQFADANLKRATIVRHPDNNTIFAEILAGRADLMITDATETRWQAKQNPRLCAVHPDEPFTFSEKAYLLPRDVVFKEWADQWLHLALNDGTYARIAKPWLG; encoded by the coding sequence ATGACGATCAAGGCGAAAGCGCTCACGTTCGGGGTCGCGGTGCTGACCGTGCTGGGAATCGGCACGGCCAGTGCCGCGCCCGAAGGCCATGGCGCGCAAAGCAGACTGGACGTCGTTCAAGCCCGCGGCGAGATCCGCGTGTGTTCGACGGGGGACTATCGCCCGTTCACCTATCGGGACGCCGACGGCGCGTGGAGCGGGATCGACATCGACCTCGCGGGCGACCTCGCCCGGCGGCTCGGCGTCCGGCTCCAGCTGGTCCAGACCACTTGGAAGGCGATCGCCGACGACGTCGGGCGGAAATGCGATCTGGCGATGGGCGGGGTTTCGGTGACCTTGGACCGCGCGAAGAAGGGTTTCTACACCGTTCCTTATCTTCGCGACGGCAAGACGCCGATCACCTTGTGCGAGAACGAAAAGCGGTTCCAGACCCTGGAGCAGATCGACCAGCCGGGTGTGCGGGCGATCGTGAATCCGGGCGGTACCAACGAACAGTTCGCCGACGCCAACCTCAAGCGCGCGACCATCGTGCGGCATCCGGACAACAACACCATCTTCGCCGAGATCCTGGCGGGGCGGGCCGACCTGATGATCACCGATGCCACCGAGACCCGTTGGCAGGCGAAGCAGAATCCGCGTTTGTGCGCGGTGCATCCCGACGAGCCGTTCACCTTCTCGGAGAAGGCGTACCTCCTGCCGCGCGACGTCGTGTTCAAGGAGTGGGCCGACCAGTGGCTGCATCTCGCACTGAACGACGGCACGTACGCGCGTATCGCGAAGCCCTGGCTCGGCTGA
- a CDS encoding RlpA-like double-psi beta-barrel domain-containing protein yields the protein MMNSAGKHRKRATIGIASVLGVAAIAAAMFAISTPDGQAAESCQGLDTALRNNLTFIAGQKAQPDALSEARIANRQAVVDLIQQRREAAGCTEEVQADSGKQAADDAMAVEDEAAQKEEAAPQEEAAAGDGEVVCPGSTVTLSGEGGAPAASSSEFPAGTKLKVTNLDNDKSTTVEVTGVSGSCALLNNAAFEQVREPGKFLIRRATIERVG from the coding sequence ATGATGAACAGCGCCGGGAAACACCGCAAACGCGCGACGATCGGCATCGCGTCCGTGCTCGGGGTGGCCGCCATCGCCGCGGCGATGTTCGCGATCAGCACTCCGGACGGACAGGCCGCGGAAAGCTGCCAGGGACTCGACACCGCTCTCCGCAACAATCTCACCTTCATCGCGGGTCAGAAGGCGCAGCCGGACGCCTTGTCCGAGGCGCGGATCGCGAACAGGCAGGCCGTCGTCGACCTCATCCAGCAGCGCCGCGAAGCCGCCGGGTGCACCGAAGAAGTACAGGCCGACAGCGGGAAGCAGGCCGCGGACGACGCCATGGCGGTCGAGGACGAGGCGGCTCAGAAGGAAGAGGCGGCACCGCAAGAGGAAGCGGCCGCCGGCGACGGCGAGGTCGTCTGCCCGGGCTCCACGGTGACGCTGTCCGGCGAGGGCGGCGCCCCCGCGGCGTCCAGCAGCGAGTTCCCGGCGGGGACCAAGCTGAAGGTGACGAACCTGGACAACGACAAGTCCACGACCGTCGAGGTCACCGGCGTTTCCGGCAGTTGCGCGCTGCTGAACAACGCGGCCTTCGAGCAGGTCCGCGAACCGGGCAAGTTCCTGATCCGCCGCGCCACCATCGAGCGCGTCGGCTGA
- a CDS encoding M23 family metallopeptidase: protein MRFRRVLTAAATALLGMAGLAITATSAEAAVGPRPNFQLPFPCNQVWNGDNDNSSAHRAYEIDFNRGSSAGADLGDTVVAAAAGKVVISAHQGSQNGFGNLVKIDHGGGWSTYYAHLKVRSVALNAQVAQGQKIGEVGNTSKPGNNISPHLHYEVRTNDSSWPSNIKPAYFNGVKFGYPNANVTSKNTCSGNGNPNPYDAVEVCGDGYKVIDSQAVGSAATAYLLYNATNKNNCVTTIKSTSVGTGSAVSAFLEVQGSARKTDSGSFEYYAGPVSAAAGAKCVRWGGSAGSASYESPFEHCT from the coding sequence ATGAGATTCAGACGAGTGCTCACGGCGGCCGCCACCGCCTTGCTGGGGATGGCCGGGCTGGCGATCACCGCGACGTCGGCCGAAGCCGCCGTCGGGCCGCGTCCCAACTTCCAGCTTCCGTTCCCCTGTAACCAGGTGTGGAACGGCGACAACGACAACAGCAGCGCACACCGGGCCTACGAGATCGACTTCAACCGGGGCAGTTCCGCGGGGGCGGATCTGGGCGACACGGTGGTCGCGGCGGCGGCGGGCAAGGTCGTCATCTCGGCGCACCAGGGTTCGCAGAACGGCTTCGGCAACCTCGTGAAGATCGACCACGGTGGGGGATGGTCGACCTACTACGCGCATCTGAAGGTCCGTTCGGTCGCGCTCAACGCGCAGGTCGCGCAGGGGCAGAAGATCGGCGAGGTCGGCAACACCTCCAAGCCGGGCAACAACATCAGCCCGCACCTGCACTACGAGGTCCGCACCAACGACTCGTCGTGGCCGAGCAACATCAAGCCCGCGTACTTCAACGGCGTGAAGTTCGGCTACCCCAACGCCAACGTGACCTCCAAGAACACCTGCAGCGGCAACGGGAACCCCAATCCGTACGACGCCGTCGAGGTGTGCGGCGACGGCTACAAGGTGATCGACTCGCAGGCGGTCGGCAGCGCCGCGACGGCGTACCTGCTGTACAACGCCACGAACAAGAACAACTGCGTCACCACCATCAAGTCCACCTCGGTCGGCACGGGCAGCGCGGTCTCGGCCTTCCTCGAAGTGCAGGGTTCGGCCAGGAAGACCGACTCCGGCAGCTTCGAGTACTACGCGGGTCCGGTGAGCGCGGCCGCCGGCGCGAAATGTGTCCGGTGGGGTGGCTCGGCGGGATCCGCCAGCTACGAATCGCCTTTCGAGCACTGCACCTGA
- a CDS encoding o-succinylbenzoate synthase, giving the protein MDVYAIPLRTRFRGITVREGLLVRGEAGWGEFCPFSDYSDAESAPWLASALEASERGWPSPVRDSVEVNATVPVVSPEQAYELVSASGCRTAKVKVADPRVSLAEDCARVEAVRAALGPQGAVRVDANMAWDVDTAVKAIGELDRAAGGLEYAEQPCPSIDELAAVRRRVGVRIAADESIRRAEDPLKVAVAGAADVAVLKVAPLGGVRRALEVAEACGLPCVVSSAVETSVGLAAGLALAGALPTLDFACGLGTMSLLTGDVCGESLSPVDGRLPVPPQAPVPDLFAAQAAAPDVQAAWEARLTRVRAHLRMS; this is encoded by the coding sequence ATGGACGTCTACGCTATCCCCCTGCGCACGCGGTTCCGAGGCATCACGGTCCGCGAAGGACTGCTGGTCCGCGGCGAGGCGGGCTGGGGCGAGTTCTGCCCGTTCTCCGACTACTCCGACGCCGAGAGCGCGCCGTGGCTCGCGTCCGCGCTGGAGGCGAGCGAACGGGGCTGGCCGTCGCCGGTGCGGGACAGCGTCGAGGTGAACGCGACCGTGCCGGTGGTGTCCCCGGAGCAGGCGTACGAACTCGTTTCCGCTTCAGGCTGTCGCACGGCGAAGGTGAAGGTCGCCGACCCGCGGGTGAGCCTCGCCGAGGACTGCGCCCGGGTGGAGGCGGTGCGGGCCGCGCTGGGTCCGCAGGGCGCCGTCCGCGTCGACGCGAACATGGCCTGGGACGTGGACACCGCGGTCAAGGCCATCGGTGAACTGGACCGCGCGGCCGGCGGGCTCGAGTACGCCGAGCAGCCCTGCCCGTCGATCGACGAACTGGCCGCCGTCCGGCGCCGGGTCGGGGTGCGGATCGCCGCGGACGAATCGATCCGCCGGGCCGAGGATCCGCTGAAGGTGGCCGTCGCGGGGGCGGCCGACGTCGCCGTGCTGAAGGTCGCGCCGCTGGGCGGGGTGCGGCGCGCGCTGGAGGTCGCCGAAGCCTGTGGCCTGCCGTGTGTGGTGTCTTCCGCCGTCGAGACGAGCGTCGGGCTCGCCGCCGGGCTGGCGCTCGCGGGCGCACTGCCCACTTTGGACTTCGCGTGCGGACTGGGCACGATGTCGTTGCTGACCGGAGATGTCTGCGGCGAGTCACTGTCCCCTGTGGACGGTCGGCTGCCGGTGCCGCCTCAGGCTCCCGTTCCCGATCTGTTCGCCGCCCAGGCCGCCGCCCCGGACGTCCAGGCGGCCTGGGAAGCCCGCCTCACCCGCGTCCGCGCCCACCTCCGGATGTCATGA